Genomic window (Musa acuminata AAA Group cultivar baxijiao chromosome BXJ1-9, Cavendish_Baxijiao_AAA, whole genome shotgun sequence):
TTCAGAAAAGAAAAAGTCAAGCAAGCATGTGGATAACACTGTCCCAATATTTAATTTAGAAGATATAGAAGAGGGCGTTGAAGGTAATTTGCTTTATTTTGCTGTTTTAGCAAAAAATGTGGAACTTAATTGTAGCATTATTCTATATCTGAAAATTTCAGATCTTGAAGTGCTTGTTTTTAGCAATTGCATTTTAGCCTTTCAGTTTAAACTCAGAATCATGACATTCGcttgaataagaagaaaaaagGAAAGCCATCTTTAGGTTTTTCCATGCTAAATAGCAGCATATTGACAAACAattcttatatataatttttatagtttCCTTCTTGTCCCTTTTCAACTAACACCATCATACATTAGTGACAAGATGTCCCGCACTGGAGCACTGACCATCATGGTTAGTGTAAGTTTGTTGTGAGAATTCATGCcaggaatacaccaatatgtatcATATGCATGGAaaacttttattattaatttttcatAAGAATTTAAATATCTGCACAAAATTTTTGACAGTTCCACATTTTATTCATGAATGTTCACTAGTGAACACATTGATGTATACTAGTAGGGTGCACCAAACAAAAAGGACAGTGAAATAAGTTGTTACATGAGATCTCAATGCTCAACTACTGATCTCTTAACATAGAAAAATTGCAGACAACTATCCATGTAGCCACTCCCAAACAATTAGATCCTTGTGGCTTGTTATTATATAATTTGTATTATTAGATCTCGGCACCCATACTTCAAATAAGTCATCTATCTGTTGACacttgatgcattttttttaataGTCTGAAGAGAATTGCATCATTCTGGTGCTTACCATACGTAGTAACCTTAATTTAATGTAGCAAAATACATCATACTTGAGATATTCTTTATCTGCTAAAGCTTACACTTATTAATTTGCTTTTTGGGTAAAAACTAGGTGCTGGATTTGATGATGAGAAGTCATTGCTCATGTCACAAATGAGCCTGGAGAAAAGGTTTGGCCAATCAGCTGTCTTTGTTGCCTCAACATTAATGGAAAATGGTGGTGTTCCTCAATCTGCAACTCCTGAGTCTCTTTTGAAAGAAGCCATCCATGTCATCAGCTGTGGCTATGAGGACAAGACAGAGTGGGGAAGTGAGGTATGCAAATGGGCACATGATCCACTCTTCCTCATTCATGCTTATTCCCTTTTCAGATATTATTGTGTCTCACTTTCTTCTGAATACCAAAGCTTATATGTGTTAGTCAAATATAGCATCCATAGTTGGATTGAAAGTAACCTCCACctctatttaaaatttaaaataaacctTTAGAAAACCAGAGTTTTGGAAAAATAAACTTCAATATCATTTCCGGTGATTCAAATGAACAATTTCACTAGGCATTACCAGGATAACTAGGACTTGGCAACATCAAATATGCAGCACTTTGGAGTATCACTACAAATAGAATTAATAAAAACAATGGGTGTTGCATGTCCCATGAATTGAAAATAATTCTTAACATGGTTTGCCTTATCGGTGTACCGATCAATTATCAGTATGGCACGTATCAAAGTGTACTAACACATGATACATGGGAGTATACCAATATACCGTTAGTACTAGTCCCCTGTCGAACCGGTACATATCGCTCATATCGAGTGGTATGCTGcgatacggcgaaccttgattTTTAACACTTCAACAGGTAGCTTGAGATAGATGCACCATTTTCTGAGACTACTACCAATAGTGTACTGGAGTTACCCTGAGCACAGTCCATAGCAAGATCTTAAAATAGACAAACAATTAGATCTGTGCAACAAACATAAAATTCCAAACTTCTGATATAATCAGATTAGTTGATTAGGATTCACCATCACTAAACACCTAATTTTCATCTGTCATTTCTGTGTTATAGTGCACCCTTATTTGTTAGAACATCAAAATCTGTGCTTATCCTGCTTACTCATCTCTGCTTTCCTTGCTTTCTTATGCTCACTTCTGCATTCAATTGTTGCTGAGGTTTGCTGGAAGAAATTGTTGACATCAGATAAATTTAATTGTCAATAATGGATGGCAAAAGGATAAAATATTTGGATAGAAGCATTAGGATATCCTTTGTCTGAACTTTTAGTAGAGTGGCTTAAGAATGCTAAAATTACTGTAAGGCTCTAAAGATGGCATACGCTTTCTGCAGTACTTGAAAAATTTATGAGCTAAGAAGTTATTTTCATGTCCTTGTGTGAAGATGCTGGAAGTTTGATAAAAACTGTTATTTGTTGATACAGATAGGGTGGATTTATGGTTCTGTGACAGAAGATATTCTCACCGGATTCAAGATGCATGCCCGTGGTTGGAAATCAATCTACTGCATGCCTAAGCGTCCAGCATTCAAAGGGTCTGCTCCTATCAATCTTTCAGATCGTCTGAACCAAGTGCTTCGATGGGCCTTGGGATCTGTTGAGATTCTCTTTAGCCGTCACTGCCCAATATGGTATGGTTATGGAGGACGATTGAAGTTCTTGGAAAGATTTGCATACATCAACACCACCATTTACCCGCTCACTTCACTTCCCCTCCTGTTATACTGCACACTGCCGGCCATCTGTTTACTTACAGGAAAATTCATTATTCCCCAGGTACGAACATTACCTTGTTAGGTTCTTTGCTGATTTTAGATATCAATAGGTCCATGACTTTTTATGCATGATTTCCCTTGCCTTAGGTGACAAAGCCTTGAGCCATCTTCAAGGCTGCTAATAATGTTTGAGCAAGATCTATTACTGAAGAGTACATTTTATGAACATGTTCTGTGATTTTCATCTGGTGGAATAATAATTTTTGTTTTAGGCACAGAACTTATCACTTGATCTGATTCTTCAAAGCTGAAACCATTATAGCCAGATGATAATTCACTCTGTCGTGGACTAAccaactttaatcaatttgcagaTTAGCAACATTGCAAGTATCTGGTTcatctctctcttcctttccATTTTCGCTACTGGCATTCTGGAAATGAGGTGGAGTGGTGTTGGGATTGATGAATGGTGGAGGAATGAACAATTTTGGGTCATCGGTGGCGTCTCATCCCATCTCTTTGCAGTTTTCCAAGGTCTACTGAAAGTTCTTGCTGGTATTGACACAAACTTCACTGTTACTTCCAAAGCGTCTGATGAAGACGGTGACTTTGCCGAGCTCTACATGTTCAAGTGGACTACTCTTTTGATACCACCAACCACACTTCTCATTGTAAATCTGGTTGGTGTGGTTGCTGGAATCTCCTATGCCATTAACAGTGGATACCAGTCATGGGGTCCGCTGTTTGGGAAGCTCTTCTTTGCTTTCTGGGTGATTGTTCACCTGTACCCCTTcctcaagggtctgatggggagacAGAACCGTACGCCTACAATCGTCGTGGTGTGGTCCATTCTACTTGCTTCAATCTTTTCCTTGTTATGGGTCCGAGTTGATCCTTTCACTACTAGAGTAACCGGACCAGACGTACAGCAATGTGGTATCAATTGCTAGAATATGGAACTGTTTGCTTCTCATGTCTGAAGAGTGGTATCCCTGTACAAGTTTTATATATATCATATGTATGAAGATGTATCTCTTGTATGTCCTATTAAATTATCatttaaattattctttattttacTTGCTTTGTTTTGTGAGTAGTTGCTGCTGCTGTTCCGAGACTTGATTGGACTTTGCATCAATTTAAAAATTCAATTGTTTGCGTGATGAAGCATAATATATGAGATAAATGAAACGACTATTGTAGTTATCGGTAGATCGCCCCTCGGTGTATGgatgttttcttttgttttgtttttttttatttttttttattttttttctcttccctAGTTTGTGGAAATAGCCCTGTACTCGTTATTACATGATGAGAGAACTTACTGGAGTTTGAAATCATGGCTCTATGAATGGTGCATTTTATCAAATCGACCATTGGCATGATGGATGCAGGGAGTTTGAAATTACAGCAATATCCCAATTTATTTTGGGGTGCTTATATGGTGTGAATTGTTCCTATGGAACGGTGGGGTGGGGTGCGGTTCTCTGCTAACAAGGTTAGGTTCCTCCTCCTTGCAATACATCCTAATCGAATCATCAAGTATCAAGTGCCTCCTTGCAATGCCATCCTAATTGAATGTAGTGTATATTATTACATAAGTAAATGCATTTCATATTTGAATATATGTACGACCATTATGGACATCgcatcatttaatataataatatatttttattttaaaaaataaaaataaaataaaataatagatgCAGTGTGATGGGGGCTGCTCCCTTCTTTCTttctgtttttgttttgttgGGTAAAGTGTTGTCGTTTCTCCATCGTAATGGTGCATCATATCAGATTGGTCATCATTGCATCATGCTACAACCCTATCTTAATTTCAGGTGCTTATTTGGTGTCGATGATTGTTACCGAAAGGTGGTTTCTTCTGAAATAAATCCTACGAGAAAATGTTCACAAGCATgggtggaagagagagagagagagagagagagagagagagagagtattctatctacaagaaaataaaataggaCATGAGGATATTGGACTAATTGATTGCTCTCGCTCCTTGCGGTCGAAAGAAAATAGGACAAGAACAATCTTTAGCGCTCAACTTGCATTATACGTGAACAAGAGTAAGATAGTCTGCCCTTTTGGAGgcgacaagaaatttatcttactTCGATATAATTTTCTCAATCTAATGGCCAGAAGAAACATTGCAAGAAACTGTTAAAATACTTGATTCGTAACACTAACTAAGAGTTTTGTTTACGGTTGGGCTATCAAGATCAAAGGGTGGTAACTCAACTCTACAATCAATCATAGATTAGGTCTATCATACTTCCAAAATATAATAATAGCTCGGAATgtgaaataaataaatactaaAAGTAACATAAAATTGTCACACCAAGCAAAAGAGAAGTAAATTAATACACTGACGTAAATTAACTCGTTACCTTGTCAAAAAATAAAGCCAAAGCAAACTGAAAGAAGGCATGCATCATCCTAAAGCTTCATTCAACCCTCTCGGTGTTCTCCAGAATTATTGCCTTGGTTGGCTTTGCAAGCAAGTCTGTGTACTCCTGGAAGGGAGATTTGCTGAAACGAGTCTCCATCCAGAAATCCGGTGTCAGGAAGCCATATGTCTTCATGAGACACTCAAATGTAGCCTGCACAGACAAAGGCATCAACTTGCTTATGTAACTTGCGCATTGTGTAAAAACACAAAATATTGGCATATACCAGTAAATTTATTCCACAAACACTTGTGAATTTACAAAACATCATAATCATAGCAGACCTCAGGAGGTTCATATAAGCCAATAACCAAAaggtaaaaacaaaaaaaaaaaacaatcataaATTGTTTCAAGGGGCCAATAATTTCTTGGAAAGTAATATGACGACATCAGTATGTCAAAAGAGGATCAAAATCAGATTGAGTGAACTAAAATGAGAATTGGCATTTCAACCAGAAAAAAAGATAACAATCCTTTTAAACCTTctagtttcttcttcttttttttttcttctctccttAGTTTCAGCAACAAATCAACAATGTTAGGTGGTCATGTTGGTACAAATATTAAACTTCTTTTCAAAGCCAGGAGGACTGAAGCAATCAAACTTCATCTATGACAATAACAAATCTCTATTGTTCAAGTAGAAAGAGATTCTTTTACGAGTGATTTCTTTTAGGCCAGAGGGGGATAGCATAACAAGTCTTCCCTTGCTTTTTGCTCTCTTCTCCCCTTTCCACTTATCTTCCTCCAAGCTCTCACCACCAACCATCATGGCTAAGCCTCCTAGTGCCCACCGCTCCTCTCCAATTCTTCCTCTTCTCGATTGCTGTCAATCTGCTATTGTTGGATCAGGAACATACAACATTCTCTCCTCCACACCAATCTTTCTCGAATAGGCCATTCATGACCATGGGTTCGACTGTTTCTGCCTGCTCTCAGGCAGAGTCAACCAGCAAATTTGGATCAAAAGACTCAACAACTTTGGTGCCACACATACATAACTTGCTCCCATGCATACACTAAGCTTTAAAAGAACGACCACTCAGTCTACTGCAGAACATGTATGTCTCAAGTGATTAGGCCTTCTAAAAAGCTTGGTGCAGCCCAGACAAAGCTATAACAATATTTGTAGGTTCATATGCTGTGGATCAAGCACAAGATTTGTCATAGAATTTGGAAACAGAACAACTCAAATGTAAAATGCTGGGGGCCAGAATTCAAAGGGCTAAAAACCAACTCAGACAGATAAAAATAGATCATCTCTGATCAACATGACAACAAAAAAATGATGGTGAGAAAGAGGACTGGTTAAAGACTAACCAAGAAACCGACTGGAAACAACCTCAAAAGAGGAGAGCTAAGCCACTCTATAGATCTATTTGGATCCACCAGAAAATGGAAATAATAAGTCAACCCAGGTTTTTACCCAATAATTCAGGCAATCCCAATAATCCCCCAAAATTCAAAGAGATCACAGCTAGGAAACAGTGGCCCCCAATCTAGACTGACACGACCAAACCAGGGTGGTCAGCTGACTCCACAAACCATGTTAGAATAAATAAGCCTCATTAAAGCAATACTCAAAATCTTAACCTTGTAGCACCTTCACCAAACTGCACATTTTCTTATAGTACTTGTTTAGTCTAACCTCTGAGCTTATGTTAAATGAACTATCATCTTCGTACTCCCGAGAAAAGGACAAATCCTCAGCCGTTAAGCTGTATTCTAAACTATTGCATTCTCCCACAAGCTATTTAAGCATTTACAACAAAAGATGTTATTCCAATAGGTGGTGTGGCTGGTAGGAGCCAAATATGGTGGAAAGAGCTAAACAAAGCCTATTAGCTGCAATAATGTTTGTAAACAAGGCCTATTAGCCCATCACAAAGATGGGCCACAAAACACAGGCACTAATAAAAGAGCAAATAAAACGTAGAAGCATTGACATGCACGAACGCGGACAAACACATAAACGAGGTTGATGCATTCCTAGGAATTGTTATAAGAAACCAACACAACCACAGTCCATCGCACAAAGTAAAGCAACACAATAGTGAACACGAAACACAGACCTTGACAAAGTTTCCCAGAGTCTTGGTGGAGCCACGGGACGAGGTGAACACGTCCTCTATCCCAGCAAATTGGAGCACCTTCTTCGGCACACGGGCAGCAACGATCCCCGCCCCCCTTGGTGCGGGCACCATGCGGACAGTGACCGACCCGCACTTCCCCGTGACCTTGCAGGGCACGGTGTGGGGCTTGCCGATCTTGTTCCCCCAGTAACCTCTCCTGACGGGGATAACCGATAGCTTGGCCAGGATGATGGCGCCGCGGATTGCGGTGGCGACCTCCTTGGCGCACTTGACGCCGAGGCCCACGTGGCCATCAGTGTCGCCGACGACGACGAAGGCCTTGAAGCGGGTGCGCTGGCCGGCGCGGGTCTGCTTCTGGACAGGCATGATCTTCATGACCTCATCCTTAAGGCGTCCACCGAGGAGGGTGTCGATGATCTGGTGCTCCTTCACGGGGAGGGAGTGTAGGTAGATCTGCTCGAGGCTGGTGATCTTGCCCTCCTTGACGAGGCGACCGAGCTTGGTGACGGGCAcccacttctcctcctcctcgcgtCGGCCGCCGCGACGCCCACGGCCTCGGTCGCCACGGCCACGGCCACGGTCACCTCGACCGCGGCCAAACCCACGCCCAAAGCCACCACGATCTCCACCGCGCTCTGCCATGAAGATGAAAGAATTGGAAGAGACGAGGCGGcgtcagagaaagagagagaggagagagagagagagagaggcgctaCCGACTGAGGGAGGCTCTGCTTTTATATCGGAGACGAATGCTAACCCTAAAAGTGATCTCACCGCAGGTGTGATTACCGATAGCAGGTCGTTCCTGTCTAACCCTTTGGTTTTGGTTCGAGTTCGAACTCGACCCGATTGGATTTGGTTCCATAATTGCTTCCGTTGATATCTGAGATGACAGAATTCGGTGActgaaaattatttataatttattttttttttcactttttagaAAGCATCCTTATTTTCTCATAAATTATATGACAGTCCTCAGCATTGCTTGTGATGATTGATAGAGGGGAAGACGATACATACACATCCCGATGATTGATACATTACGTCCATCTGACTCATCAACTAACAAACTACATGGCACTAAAAGAGATGCTAGCATGTATATTGTCATGATAACAACACCTAGCAGtcacaagctcatgacgagctgttAAAACATAAACCATAGCCGATGATACGATGCACGATTTCATTGTTCATTGATCATCGAACAATTCTAGTAACGGTTCCAAGTATTTCTCATGGTCATGCCCGCAATGGTCACTCCCAACACTATTAAAGAAAAGGTCACTCATGTATGTTCTCAAGGGCAATCTCTCTTTCACTTTTATTACTTTATTACTTGACCAAATCCTCCAACCCCCTTGCTGAGTTACGTCGACTATTTAACAACTCTAAAATAAATCCTCAACTTCTCAAATAACTAACTTTTGAAACCTTTACTAATATGATTCAATGAGTCTAGTAAATATAAGAAAACTATTAACTCATTCTTGTCCCAACTTGTATAATTGACTCAACGGATAATCCTTTTGACAACACCTCTAGCATCTCTCCTAAAGTCAATATTTAATATTGTTATCAAATCTAGACTAGTTCCATAGGAATCTTTCAACAAAGTATAGTCACCATACCAAGTCCCCAATCATGAGTCTGAACTATCAAAAAGGTTAAACACATTCAATAACGAAGCTTCCTTTTAAAGTCGAGAATTAGTTATTCATATTCACGAGGAATCAACATCCAGAGGATATTGTGCAAGAGATTAAGAGAAACATTAGCGAATGATTGGTAAGATTTTGGGTGGCATAAGTGTAATattcattctttcttatttatgctTCAAAGGAGCTATGCCATGCTAGTTACATCTCTAATGTA
Coding sequences:
- the LOC103973567 gene encoding small ribosomal subunit protein uS5y/uS5u/uS5v, which translates into the protein MAERGGDRGGFGRGFGRGRGDRGRGRGDRGRGRRGGRREEEEKWVPVTKLGRLVKEGKITSLEQIYLHSLPVKEHQIIDTLLGGRLKDEVMKIMPVQKQTRAGQRTRFKAFVVVGDTDGHVGLGVKCAKEVATAIRGAIILAKLSVIPVRRGYWGNKIGKPHTVPCKVTGKCGSVTVRMVPAPRGAGIVAARVPKKVLQFAGIEDVFTSSRGSTKTLGNFVKATFECLMKTYGFLTPDFWMETRFSKSPFQEYTDLLAKPTKAIILENTERVE